From one Amaranthus tricolor cultivar Red isolate AtriRed21 chromosome 17, ASM2621246v1, whole genome shotgun sequence genomic stretch:
- the LOC130804433 gene encoding 2-hydroxyisoflavanone dehydratase-like, whose translation MKIMASIQNYLHLLPFFLLLLISSITTSKATNNSIQSPNIIEPYIIDYQNGTVLRFSNKSLTFYPPPIDSHVQSKDINISSSKGSNLRARVFMPARPDPAQPDPARKMPVLIYFHGGAFCIGSPFSWLDSHFVARVAAEARIVAIAVDYRLYPEFTVPAPYDDALATLEWVLAHGTGSGPGLDPWVLKYGDVKRIFVGGDSAGGNIAHNLAIRAGLGSGLQFTGLFLAMPYFLGSKRVPLEPNYIHYSPNYRVWSYVCHNCTGGVDNPFINPFVPDAPKLTHLGCKKLLIYTAEMDELRGRNIYYYKAVKASGWAGLASWIEARGKNHVFHISLPDDPATSKLIQDLSKFINGA comes from the coding sequence ATGAAAATAATGGCTTCTATACAAAACTATCTTCATCTTCTCCCCTTCTTCCTACTACTACTAATTTCTTCCATAACAACATCCAAAGCTACTAATAATTCTATCCAATCCCCAAACATAATTGAACCTTACATTATTGATTATCAAAACGGCACCGTTTTAAGGTTTTCTAACAAATCTCTAACCTTTTATCCTCCTCCAATTGACTCTCATGTGCAATCCAAAGACATAAATATTAGTTCTTCTAAAGGTAGTAATCTACGCGCACGGGTTTTCATGCCGGCCCGGCCTGACCCAGCCCAGCCTGACCCGGCCCGAAAGATGCCCGTGCTTATTTACTTTCATGGGGGAGCCTTTTGTATTGGCTCCCCCTTTAGTTGGCTAGACTCTCATTTTGTGGCTCGTGTTGCGGCCGAGGCTCGGATTGTTGCTATTGCCGTTGATTACCGACTTTATCCGGAGTTTACGGTTCCTGCTCCGTATGATGACGCATTGGCAACCCTTGAATGGGTTTTGGCCCATGGTACGGGTTCTGGCCCGGGTTTGGACCCATGGGTGTTAAAGTACGGGGATGTAAAGAGGATCTTTGTAGGAGGAGATAGTGCAGGAGGTAATATTGCTCATAATTTGGCCATTCGGGCAGGGCTAGGATCGGGCTTACAATTTACTGGACTATTCCTAGCCATGCCATATTTCCTCGGGTCAAAACGGGTTCCACTCGAGCCCAATTACATTCACTACTCACCCAATTATAGAGTATGGTCTTACGTTTGTCATAATTGCACGGGCGGAGTCGACAATCCATTTATTAACCCATTTGTACCCGATGCCCCGAAACTCACCCACCTCGGATGTAAGAAGTTGTTGATTTATACAGCCGAGATGGAtgagttacggggtcgtaaTATATACTACTATAAAGCAGTAAAGGCAAGTGGGTGGGCGGGATTGGCCAGTTGGATTGAGGCCCGAGGAAAAAATCATGTATTTCACATATCACTACCAGATGATCCAGCAACAAGCAAATTGATTCAAGACTTGTCAAAATTTATCAATGGTGCATAA
- the LOC130804428 gene encoding F-box protein At5g18160-like: protein MANEQEFETQTLTNSHHTKPINGRFTPDILVLIWARLPIKSLYQCRSVCKFWNSLITSDPLLSDLRHEFRHVPSLTPPPNLLLFLRHLSNEPVKVPDRPILLSIRPFELLIKSDEDPVIRSIKNGFTPYNDYTLNIVPSNSKGPIICISADNYFYLCNPSTQEFFRLSPGKNGNLTTSNAAFGYLDDLNQYLLVGLKFGEKSEIFEFGPCEAGSNSWRQIIQQCPVKTRGFGLMVNRVFYWKVLDDTGFVVSLDIKEEKFKVIQPPIGNENEVILHDLLYLVEFKGCLCAVDNFSKPPRMQIWILNENKEGEFNWVRRINIFISGMDRDIVYPFCNYEGENGAEIVLCNDTRSRLYCYNMKNRSIKQVFRPKQRTNDRLGLYSPGLFPLSIAV from the coding sequence ATGGCGAACGAACAAGAATTCGAAACTCAAACACTAACCAATTCTCATCACACAAAACCCATCAATGGTCGCTTTACACCTGATATCCTTGTTCTCATCTGGGCTCGTCTCCCAATCAAATCCCTTTACCAATGTCGTTCGGTTTGCAAATTCTGGAATTCTCTCATTACATCCGACCCGCTTCTTTCCGATCTCCGCCATGAATTCCGACACGTTCCCTCTCTTACACCACCTCCGAATCTCCTCCTTTTTCTCCGCCATCTCTCAAACGAACCCGTTAAAGTTCCGGATCGTCCAATTCTGCTCTCAATTCGACCCTTTGAACTTCTCATCAAGTCTGATGAGGATCCAGTTATCCGGTCGATTAAAAACGGATTCACCCCATATAATGATTATACTCTCAATATTGTCCCATCAAATTCGAAAGGTCCAATAATTTGTATCTCCGCAGATAATTACTTTTATCTATGTAACCCTAGTACCCAAGAATTCTTCCGTCTCTCCCCGGGGAAAAACGGTAATTTAACCACTTCGAATGCTGCTTTTGGGTATTTGGATGATTTGAACCAGTATCTACTTGTCGGGTTAAAATTTGGTGAGAAATCTGAGATTTTTGAGTTTGGACCGTGTGAAGCCGGGTCTAATTCGTGGCGTCAAATTATCCAACAATGCCCAGTTAAGACACGCGGGTTCGGGTTAATGGTGAACCGAGTGTTTTACTGGAAAGTTTTGGATGATACAGGTTTTGTGGTGAGTTTAGATATAAAAGAAGAAAAGTTCAAAGTAATTCAACCACCGATAGGGAATGAAAATGAGGTAATTTTACATGATTTATTGTACTTAGTTGAATTTAAAGGGTGTTTATGTGCTGTTGATAATTTTTCAAAGCCTCCAAGGATGCAAATTTGgattttgaatgaaaataaggAGGGTGAATTTAATTGGGTCAGgagaattaatatttttatttccgGAATGGATAGAGATATAGTGTACCCATTTTGTAATTATGAGGGTGAAAATGGAGCAGAAATTGTTCTGTGTAATGATACAAGAAGTAGGCTTTATTGTTATAATATGAAGAATCGAAGTATAAAGCAGGTTTTTAGGCCTAAACAGCGAACAAATGATCGTCTTGGTTTGTATTCTCCTGGTCTTTTTCCTCTTTCCATTGCTGTATAA